Proteins found in one Thalassomonas actiniarum genomic segment:
- a CDS encoding EAL domain-containing protein: MPCIHFAKMPIFHPASAAVVSYEVLLRQCGHLNLQDFNQEPQLFHQHHQELITNLRELDLADKIRSRGQKLFINLLPQQLASSQAMEAVKALHRPPHYPLVIEITEGELSTKPEDMLAALKCIRKSGCQLAIDDFGYGYSNFYRLLEFSPQIVKLDQAFIQADNRQQSRRMQLKQLISLFHHWQKEVIIEGVETREQYQLSQWLGADYVQGYYFGKPQMIE, translated from the coding sequence ATGCCCTGTATTCATTTTGCCAAAATGCCCATTTTTCATCCGGCTTCTGCAGCCGTGGTCAGTTACGAGGTATTACTCAGGCAATGCGGTCACTTAAACCTGCAAGACTTCAACCAGGAACCGCAACTTTTTCACCAGCATCATCAAGAACTTATCACTAACTTACGAGAGTTGGATCTGGCAGATAAAATCCGCTCCCGGGGGCAAAAACTTTTTATCAACCTGCTGCCCCAGCAACTGGCATCCTCCCAGGCAATGGAGGCGGTCAAGGCACTGCACCGGCCGCCGCATTACCCGTTAGTGATAGAAATAACCGAAGGCGAACTCAGCACAAAACCTGAAGATATGCTTGCCGCTTTAAAGTGCATACGCAAAAGTGGCTGCCAGCTCGCCATTGATGATTTTGGTTATGGCTATTCCAATTTTTACCGGCTGCTGGAGTTTTCCCCCCAGATAGTCAAACTTGACCAGGCTTTTATTCAGGCCGATAACCGCCAGCAAAGCAGGCGTATGCAGTTAAAACAACTGATCAGCCTGTTCCATCACTGGCAAAAAGAAGTCATTATCGAAGGCGTGGAAACCAGGGAACAATACCAGTTAAGCCAATGGCTTGGCGCCGATTATGTCCAGGGCTATTATTTCGGCAAACCGCAAATGATTGAATAA